GAAGATGGCGTATTGCATTTTGACCCTGAAGCTGCAAAAAATGGTCAGGGTGGAGATTTAGTAACGGATGCCGAATATGAAAATTTTCATTTAAAATTAGAATGGAAAGTTGCTCCAAATGCCAACAGCGGAATCATTTTTTATGTGAATGAAAACCCGCAAAAATATCCAAACACTTACGAAACCGGTTTAGAAATGCAGGTTTTGGATAATGATGGCCATCCTGACGGAAAAATAACAAAACACCGAGCCGGAGATTTATATGATTTAATTCAAAGCAAATCAGAACCGGTGAAGCCCGTTGGAGAATGGAATACTGCAGAAGTGGTTTGTAAAAACGGAAAACTGAGCTTGGTCTTAAACGGAGTTATTATTGTTGAAACGGTACTTTGGGATGACAATTTTAAAGCCCTGGTTGCAGGAAGCAAATTCAAAGCATGGCCAGCTTTCGGAACATTCAAAAAAGGAAAAATTGCTTTGCAGGATCACGGTAATAATGTATGGTATCGCAATATCTCTATTAAAGAATGGAATACTATGGAAACTACAACGGGCTGTAAATAATAACAGCCCAAATATATCTAACCAAAATAACCACAATATATGAATACAACTATTCGCATTAAATTATCTGTAATGATGTTTCTCGAATTTTTTATCTGGGGAGCATGGTTTGTTACTCTTGGCACTTTTTTAGGAAGCAACCTAAAAGCTTCCGGTTCAGAGACAGCAGCCGTTTTTTCTACCCAATCCTGGGGAGCCATCATTGCTCCTTTTATTATTGGCTTGATTGCAGATCGTTATTTTAATGCAGAGAAAATCTTAGGTATTTTACATTTAGCTGGTGCTTTTTTAATGTATCAAATGTATCAGTCGACAGATGTTGGAATGTTTTATATATATGTATTGAGTTATATGGTTTTGTATATGCCAACATTGGCTTTAGTAAATTCTGTAGCATTCAGTCAGATGAAAGATGCGGAGAAAGAATTTGCGAACATCAGGGTTTGGGGTACAATTGGATGGATTTTGGCCGGACTGTCGATTAGCTTCTTCTTTCATTGGGATTCAGCAGAAGCTGTTTCTAACGGATTGCTTAAAAATACATTTCTATTGGCCGGAATTGCAGCTTTGGTTTTAGGCTTATTGAGTTTTACTTTGCCAAAAACCCCTCCAAAAGTTAGTGAAGGAAAAATTAGAATTGCAGATATTATTGGCCTTGATGCATTAAAGCTTTTGAAAGACAAAAATTTCCTGATCTTTTTCATTTCATCAATCCTGATTTGTATCCCATTAGCTTTTTATTATCAAAATGCACATCCTTTTCTGACTGCCGCCGGAGTTGAAAACCCGACAGGAAAAATGGCTATAGGCCAGATCTCCGAAGCATTGTTTTTATTGTTTATTCCTGTATTTTTTGCCCGTTTTGGTTTTAAGAAAACAATTCTGGTGGGAATGTTAGCCTGGGCAATACGCTACGTTTTATTTGCTTATGGAAATGGAGGCGATTTGAGTTTTATGCTGATTACCGGAATCGCATTACACGGAATTTGTTATGACTTTTTCTTTGTTTCCGGACAAATTTACACCAATTCAAAAGCAGGCGAAAAATACAAAAGTGTCGCTCAGGGTTTGATAACGCTGGCCACTTACGGTATCGGAATGTTAATTGGATTTGCAGTTGCAGGCTGGATCACGGACAATTACAAAACTGCTGAAGGAGCAATCAATTGGGTAATGGTATGGATAATTCCTGCCGGAATCGCTTTTGCCGTATTCCTGATTTTTGCTCTTTTATTTCAGGAAAAAAATAAACTGGCAAATGAAATTTAAGTATTTTTAAAAATGAAAAAGATGAGTACAACTTTTAACAGAAGGACCGCTATAAAAGGTATTCTTGCCGGAACCGTTACTTTAGGCGTTCCGGCAGATTTATTTGCTTTGGCTAAGCCTGACGAAGAACTTAAATTAGATTCAATGCTAAAAGG
The Flavobacterium flavigenum genome window above contains:
- a CDS encoding 3-keto-disaccharide hydrolase, which encodes MKKIITAVLAFTLLQTLQAQKGFKPIFDGKTTTGWHTYGKKTASAGWKVEDGVLHFDPEAAKNGQGGDLVTDAEYENFHLKLEWKVAPNANSGIIFYVNENPQKYPNTYETGLEMQVLDNDGHPDGKITKHRAGDLYDLIQSKSEPVKPVGEWNTAEVVCKNGKLSLVLNGVIIVETVLWDDNFKALVAGSKFKAWPAFGTFKKGKIALQDHGNNVWYRNISIKEWNTMETTTGCK
- a CDS encoding nucleoside permease gives rise to the protein MNTTIRIKLSVMMFLEFFIWGAWFVTLGTFLGSNLKASGSETAAVFSTQSWGAIIAPFIIGLIADRYFNAEKILGILHLAGAFLMYQMYQSTDVGMFYIYVLSYMVLYMPTLALVNSVAFSQMKDAEKEFANIRVWGTIGWILAGLSISFFFHWDSAEAVSNGLLKNTFLLAGIAALVLGLLSFTLPKTPPKVSEGKIRIADIIGLDALKLLKDKNFLIFFISSILICIPLAFYYQNAHPFLTAAGVENPTGKMAIGQISEALFLLFIPVFFARFGFKKTILVGMLAWAIRYVLFAYGNGGDLSFMLITGIALHGICYDFFFVSGQIYTNSKAGEKYKSVAQGLITLATYGIGMLIGFAVAGWITDNYKTAEGAINWVMVWIIPAGIAFAVFLIFALLFQEKNKLANEI